One Panicum virgatum strain AP13 chromosome 9K, P.virgatum_v5, whole genome shotgun sequence genomic region harbors:
- the LOC120647469 gene encoding uncharacterized protein LOC120647469 isoform X1: MANGGGYGWALAAGCNAALAAISAKFFATLLLKYGMVILFNVTMWGCYVNSLKALSSLQATVTNFAANFISSGLAGYFLFHEPLPSKTSTIKPELPQVMMCLTCMWLVPGRCFHASDICGKRSADQLGFRQIHWNRASAE; the protein is encoded by the exons ATGGCCAACGGCGGCGGCTACGGGTGGGCCCTCGCTGCGGGCTGcaacgccgcgctcgccgccatcTCCGCCAAGTTCTTCGCTACTCTG CTGCTCAAATATGGTATGGTGATACTTTTCAACGTGACAATGTGGGGGTGTTATGTCAACAGCCTCAAAGCTTTGTCATCCCTCCAGGCAACAGTCACAAACTTTGCTGCCAACTTCATCTCATCAGGGCTTGCAGGGTATTTCCTGTTTCATGAGCCCCTGCCTTCTAAG ACATCTACAATCAAGCCGGAGCTGCCACAGGTGATGATGTGTCTGACATGCATGTGGTTAGTGCCTGGACGGTGCTTTCACGCCAGCGATATCTGCGGCAAGAGAAGTGCAGATCAATTGGGCTTTCGACAGATCCACTGGAACCGAGCGAGTGCGGAATAG
- the LOC120647469 gene encoding uncharacterized protein LOC120647469 isoform X2: MANGGGYGWALAAGCNAALAAISAKFFATLLLKYGMVILFNVTMWGCYVNSLKALSSLQATVTNFAANFISSGLAGYFLFHEPLPSKWFAGASLIILGVFILSKSSIEEKQNTD, encoded by the exons ATGGCCAACGGCGGCGGCTACGGGTGGGCCCTCGCTGCGGGCTGcaacgccgcgctcgccgccatcTCCGCCAAGTTCTTCGCTACTCTG CTGCTCAAATATGGTATGGTGATACTTTTCAACGTGACAATGTGGGGGTGTTATGTCAACAGCCTCAAAGCTTTGTCATCCCTCCAGGCAACAGTCACAAACTTTGCTGCCAACTTCATCTCATCAGGGCTTGCAGGGTATTTCCTGTTTCATGAGCCCCTGCCTTCTAAG TGGTTTGCAGGTGCCAGTCTTATCATTCTTGGTGTTTTTATCCTTAGCAAATCAAGCATAGAGGAGAAACAGAACACGGACTAG
- the LOC120647465 gene encoding NAC domain-containing protein 105-like — translation MDSMESCVPPGFRFHPTDEELVGYYLRKKVASQKIDLDVIRDIDLYRIEPWDLQEHCGIGYEEQNDWYFFSYKDRKYPTGTRTNRATMAGFWKATGRDKAVHDKNRLIGMRKTLVFYKGRAPNGQKTDWIMHEYRLETDENAPPQEEGWVVCRAFKKRTAYPARSMAMAWDSGYSYREVSAMGAAAAEAAAFVDPNVAYAQIRRQSKSARFKQEAELDGAAALLQYSSHLVELPQLESPSAPLAPNPSQASSADEVDGADSGRRGKKARSADKMATDWRALDKFVASQLSPGGGSLEATASAAAANNVGSQLDHGEDDDMAALLFLNSDGREEAERWTGLLGPAGGDGGDFGLCVFEK, via the exons ATGGACTCCATGGAATCATGCGTGCCCCCTGGCTTCAGGTTCCACCCCACCGACGAGGAGCTCGTCGGCTACTACCTCAGGAAGAAGGTGGCCTCCCAGAAGATCGACCTCGACGTCATACGCGACATCGATCTCTACCGCATCGAGCCATGGGATCTCCAAG AACACTGCGGGATCGGGTACGAGGAGCAGAACGACTGGTACTTCTTCAGCTACAAGGACCGCAAGTACCCTACGGGGACGCGGACCAACAGGGCGACCATGGCCGGGTTCTGGAAGGCCACGGGGAGGGACAAGGCCGTGCACGACAAGAACCGGCTCATTGGCATGAGGAAGACGCTCGTCTTCTACAAGGGCAGGGCGCCCAATGGGCAAAAAACCGATTGGATCATGCACGAGTACCGGCTCGAGACCGACGAGAATGCGCCGCCGCAG GAAGAAGGCTGGGTGGTGTGCCGGGCGTTCAAGAAGAGAACGGCGTACCCCGCACGCAGCATGGCGATGGCATGGGACTCCGGCTACTCCTACCGCGAGGTCAGCGCcatgggcgcggcggccgcagaggcggcggccttCGTGGACCCCAACGTGGCGTACGCGCAGATCAGGCGGCAGTCCAAGAGCGCGCGCTTCAAGCAGGAGGCCGAGctggacggcgccgccgcgttgcTGCAGTACTCCAGCCACCTGGTCGAGCTGCCGCAGCTCGAGAGCCCGTCGGCGCCGCTCGCGCCCAACCCGAGCCAGGCGTCGTCGGCCGACGAGGTGGACGGCGCCGACAGTGGCAGGCGGGGCAAGAAGGCGCGGTCCGCGGACAAGATGGCCACGGACTGGAGGGCGCTCGACAAGTTCGTCGCGTCGCAGCTCAgtcccggcggcggcagcttggaggccacggcgtcggcggccgccgccaatAATGTGGGCTCGCAGCTGGACCACGGCGAGGATGATGACATGGCGGCATTGCTGTTCCTCAACAGCgacgggagggaggaggcggagaggtGGACGGGGCTGCTCGGCCcggccggcggggacggcggcgactTTGGActctgcgtgttcgagaaatgA